CAAGTAGTGCTCCCGCAATAACAGTGAGAACTCGTAATATAGAATTGTTACGTAGCTGTTGATGTTGCTTTGTCTTGATTTTCAATTTTTTCCCTCCTTTAACAGGGGAAACAACTTTATTCATGTATGCATGCTACGTCAGTCTTTTTGGACATTTTTGCAGCATATCGTTTCTCGAATTTGAATATTATATCCAATATTTTATAATCCATATAGATTCCTTCGTTAGAAGGGGTCCGAAGATAGCAAGAATAAGTACATATATAGCTCAAATGGCTGTAGGATAGCCGGTAGTCCGCCTGCTTTATCCAAATTGGCCATAGTAATCGAGAAATATCCATGTGAGACTATACTTAAACTGATAAAAGGTGAAGCACGCGGGCTGAGACCGGCACTGCGCCCGGCTAACAAGCCTGCGACAAAGTTCCTGATTAGTGTATCAAAGACTGCTGCGAGAGAGAAACAGAGCGCCTCAATACCCAAGGTGAGTGGATCTATTGTCAGTCCGAAGCTAAAGAAGATAGCCCCAGAGAAATCACAATAAATGTAGTCGTTTAATATTCACGAAATGAGAAGTGAATTTTAGCACGTACAGCCGCAGTCGAAGCATGAATTTATAAATTACCGGACGAAATATAATTGAAAGTAAAGGGAGCATTGCGGTTAATGCTATGGAGCGCTGTCCCCACTGTTCAATTATTTTGATAGCTCCAATTTGTGGAATGATTTTGGGAGCTGTCCGCACAGGAGGTATAGATTTGCGTTCATAGTGTTCAATTTCGGGAGTTGTATGTTCTTGTTTTGTAGTCGTTAAGCTTCCAGACCAAGTGATTGGAAATGAGGAAATCAAACCCAAAACTAAAAAGATCCGAAGAAGCCAAAGTAAGAACATACGCGCTATATATTGCACTAAAATAACACCTCCCAACTGCATATAGTATAAAAAGCATAACATACCTTTTTACATGAATCCAAATTTTTTTGTGAAAAATCTTCTTTAAAAGGTAAAGAAAATAAGAAACTGACGGGGATAATTGAAGTAATTCGCAGTAAATATATCTTTTATTATCAAGTTTAAGTCAGCAGGGATAAATTTGAGCAAATCGCGGGATTTTAACGGTTTTTTCTAGCGCAGTCCTATATGATCATTCTATTCGAAAAATGCATCGATTTGTGAGCAGCGACCAGTTATTTTGTTACGTTCCAGATTGATGAAGGTAATCGTTTGGAACTACATGTAATAGAGCTTGAAGTCTGAACAACCGAATTTCTAAAAATGTACATAACGTTCTAGAATCACCATGCCTTTTTTGGGTAAGACTCATATGAGAGGTTTTACCAGAATCTCAATCCCGGAAGGAGGCAATGGTCTTGAATTCAAATGAAACAAAATCGCAGGGTCAGGTTCCTTTTCATACACTGAGCGAGGAAGAAGTGCTCAAAAGGCTGGAAACTCGGAAAGATGGCTTGTCTTCCGGTGAAGCCGCTAAACTTCAGGAGAAGTATGGGAAGAACGTACTTCAAGAGGCAAAGACCAAATCACTGTTAGGAAAATTTATTGAGCAATTTAAAAATGTCATGATCTTTATTTTGCTCGTGGCAGCTGTATTGTCTGGGATTTTAGGAGAATGGACAGATACAATCATTATTTTGTTAGTAGTAGTCCTGAATGCGGTGCTTGGCGTTATTCAGGAAAATAAAGCAGAGCAAGCTTTAGATGCCCTAAAAAGTATGTCCTCTCCGCATGCCAGGGTGCGGCGTGGAGGTCAGGTTTCTGAGATTAAAAGTGAGGACCTCGTGCCAGGGGATATTGTGTTGCTGGAAGCTGGAAACGTGGTTCCGGCAGATATTAGGCTGTTAGAAGCTGCTTCTTTGAAAACAGAGGAGGCCGCATTAACCGGAGAATCATTACCTTCAGAAAAAAAGGTAGGTGTGCTTGAGGGAAGCGATATTGTTATCGGGGATCGTACCAATATGGCTTATATGAGCAGTAATGTAACTTACGGTAGAGCGGTTGGTGTAGTCACATCTACAGGAATGCAGACTGAAGTCGGCAGGATCGCCGGATTTATCTCGGAAGAAGAGAATGATGTCACACCGCTGCAAAAGAAACTGGACGAACTAGGAAAATATTTTACTTTTATTATTCTTGGTGTTTGTGTAGTCATCTTTGCCGTCGGCATATTTGAGGGTAGAGAACTGCTGGATATGCTTCTCACCTCAATCTCACTTGCAGTAGCGGCGATTCCTGAAGGGCTGCCAGCCATTGTTACCATTATCTTAGCACTCGGAGTGCAGCGGATGGCTAAACGTAAAGCGATCATTCGCAAGCTCCCCGCTGTAGAGACGCTTGGAAGCACCGAAATTATATGCTCTGACAAGACCGGTACATTGACACTGAACAAGATGACTGTCGAAAAAGTGCATGTCAATGGAACTACGAAAGAAGCTGTAGAAGGGCTTGAGGGGACGCCAGGCGGCGAACTTCTGCTTCAGGCCATGACGCTTTGTAATGATTCCAGTATTGACGAAGGGAAGTCTCCTAAGGATTCTGGAGGGAATGAAGGAGCCAAGGACCCGCAAACCAAGAGTGGTAAAGCGATTATTGGCGATCCCACGGAAACTGCATTAGTGGACTACGCACTCAGTATTGGTACTGACAAAAGGGATTTAGAAAAGAAATTCCCGCGTAAAAACGAACTGCCATTTGACTCCGATCGCAAGTTGATGACGACGATTCATGAAGTTGAAAATGGGCGTTATCGTGTACTAACGAAAGGTGCTCCAGAT
This Paenibacillus sp. FSL R5-0345 DNA region includes the following protein-coding sequences:
- a CDS encoding calcium-translocating P-type ATPase, SERCA-type, which encodes MNSNETKSQGQVPFHTLSEEEVLKRLETRKDGLSSGEAAKLQEKYGKNVLQEAKTKSLLGKFIEQFKNVMIFILLVAAVLSGILGEWTDTIIILLVVVLNAVLGVIQENKAEQALDALKSMSSPHARVRRGGQVSEIKSEDLVPGDIVLLEAGNVVPADIRLLEAASLKTEEAALTGESLPSEKKVGVLEGSDIVIGDRTNMAYMSSNVTYGRAVGVVTSTGMQTEVGRIAGFISEEENDVTPLQKKLDELGKYFTFIILGVCVVIFAVGIFEGRELLDMLLTSISLAVAAIPEGLPAIVTIILALGVQRMAKRKAIIRKLPAVETLGSTEIICSDKTGTLTLNKMTVEKVHVNGTTKEAVEGLEGTPGGELLLQAMTLCNDSSIDEGKSPKDSGGNEGAKDPQTKSGKAIIGDPTETALVDYALSIGTDKRDLEKKFPRKNELPFDSDRKLMTTIHEVENGRYRVLTKGAPDVLLSKCSHIFVDGEIVPFKEEHSRQIMESNKMLANDALRVLAFAYRDEEQLPSNISPDTTEKELVFIGLVGMIDPPREEVRDAVAICRKAGIRPVMITGDHRDTAAAIAKRLGIIEDETGVLTGSELDKFSEEEFAEKVIDYSVYARVSPEHKVRIVKAWRKKGKIVAMTGDGVNDAPALKSSDIGVGMGITGTDVAKGVSDMVLADDNFTTIVVAVEEGRKVYSNIRKAIQFLLSANLGEVLTLFIATMIGWRILEPIHILWINLVTDTLPALALGLEKAGDDLMSKKPRKASSSIFAGGVGIGIIYQGILEAALTLFVYQWAHTHYNEGIAVTMAFATLGLLQISHAFNVRSNTKSLFQIGWFSNRYMLWASLISTLMLVLVIIIPGLNDWFGVSHLSGSQWGIVVAAALAIILIVELVKLFVRLSGRGKNWD